In Deinococcus betulae, one DNA window encodes the following:
- a CDS encoding ABC transporter permease, producing the protein MSLVQDVSRPARSAPPRVNKVRLYGLEVRAETLTLLRSPMFLIPTIIFPLLFYVVFGFTYMNQSAGNVRVPMYMLATYGAFGVIGASLFSFGVGIANDRASGWLKIKRVSPMPPAAFLLSKFATSLMFNVTIISLMFLLGATIGKVEMPAETWLRLGATLILGGLPFTALGLALGFLSGPGAAPALANVIYIPMSFASGLWVPHSMLPEFFQKLAQYLPPYHFSQLALGQIGAATDPNMLTHILWLVGSTVLFLTLALIGYRRDEGNAGL; encoded by the coding sequence ATGAGCCTCGTGCAAGACGTGTCCCGCCCCGCCCGGTCGGCGCCGCCCCGCGTCAACAAGGTCCGGCTGTACGGCCTGGAAGTGCGCGCCGAGACCCTGACTCTGCTGCGCAGCCCGATGTTCCTGATTCCCACCATCATCTTTCCGCTGCTGTTTTACGTGGTGTTCGGCTTCACGTACATGAACCAGTCGGCCGGCAATGTCCGGGTGCCCATGTACATGCTCGCCACCTACGGGGCCTTCGGGGTCATCGGCGCGTCGCTCTTCTCCTTCGGGGTGGGCATCGCCAACGACCGGGCCAGCGGCTGGCTCAAGATCAAGCGCGTCTCTCCGATGCCGCCCGCCGCCTTCCTGCTCTCGAAATTTGCAACGTCTTTGATGTTCAACGTGACCATCATCTCGCTGATGTTCCTGCTGGGCGCCACCATCGGCAAGGTCGAGATGCCGGCCGAAACGTGGCTGCGGCTGGGAGCGACCCTGATTCTGGGCGGCCTGCCCTTTACGGCCCTGGGACTGGCTCTGGGGTTCCTCTCGGGCCCCGGCGCAGCGCCGGCCCTGGCGAACGTCATCTACATCCCCATGTCTTTTGCCTCTGGCCTCTGGGTGCCGCACTCCATGCTCCCCGAGTTCTTTCAGAAGCTGGCCCAGTACCTGCCCCCCTACCACTTCTCGCAGCTGGCGCTGGGACAGATTGGCGCCGCCACCGACCCCAACATGCTCACCCACATTCTCTGGCTGGTCGGCTCCACGGTGCTGTTTCTCACCCTGGCCCTGATTGGCTACCGACGCGACGAAGGCAACGCTGGCCTGTAA
- a CDS encoding thiazolylpeptide-type bacteriocin, giving the protein MTNINMTDIDFSDLNIEALEVTEVRDSTALAETGASSGSSSCSATSTCGSSSCCCGSVEAQLSE; this is encoded by the coding sequence ATGACCAACATCAACATGACCGACATCGACTTTAGCGACCTGAACATCGAAGCCCTGGAAGTCACCGAAGTGCGCGACAGCACCGCCCTGGCCGAAACCGGCGCCTCGTCCGGCTCCAGCAGCTGCAGCGCCACCTCCACCTGCGGAAGCAGCTCCTGCTGCTGCGGCTCGGTTGAAGCGCAGCTTTCAGAGTAA
- a CDS encoding lantibiotic dehydratase, with product MTQRSVSAPIRPAPTPLADQLAPQLLLRFNHLSPAHLPPFPLLEQLRRDQAVRADVEAQRAAAAAALYAQVSAAQDDTERREWLALRRSVLAGKTPRTVPAAAPAEVHTYLAAQAAQEGHTAELRSALAAHLGTERAALQAACRDERFLKGLAVSSAPLLATARQYAATPLLEQKGTLRKCEYRLLQYVSRAAWKTSPYSHYTSVAGGRWTQGAAGALTRPEVRASTTVNHVLILRLLDGALQTPDLRAALPWRLGDHLRVQGGEVRFEQAIDDPARQPRARNLASRRVTLRLSAGLARLIAAVRDSGGEADYAALVAALSGLSPDPQAAPRFVGQLMDSGFLRPVTGLSEQPTDLLGQVAALLRQAETAESERAAAALDDLAMALAAFPWVPSAARPAALEAARAHLQAAYDAYGLTLPAGPVLYEDTVAPQALALDVTPYAPAIERLHLLLSVLRVFDTHLLFEPLLRERLVGQHGPGARVDDLPTFVRENADLFDEWLQASLRGPGAGLKALPELQGVLAVQREVRAAYLQAARAGAEELDLTGAQLQAWLERLPERLTARPWSYDVFAQAAAADGSLIVNQVYAGYGQYFSRFLTELPAQVMADVKATVEALAPRGLSQVGLRSAHGFTANLHPALTSTELQVDAPVDGPALHIDDLYLHHDEAADEVRLRRRDTNEPVQVVYAGFLIAQLLPSLKNFLVTLTNNGLIVPHLPDIAESALGPADGQVRRTPRLRSGGVVLHRARWSVPHGALPVPGPHDSDADYALALWRWAAEHGLPEQVFVRRRRARQASANLGAWQAELAGGTQKPQHLEFSSPLHARLLAKMLRDAPQDFVFEECRPLPEEALLAPDPHTPLTSELVFELHQKGRL from the coding sequence ATGACCCAGCGCTCTGTTTCTGCCCCGATTCGCCCCGCCCCCACCCCCCTGGCCGACCAGCTGGCCCCCCAGCTGCTGCTGCGCTTTAACCACCTGAGCCCCGCCCACCTGCCTCCCTTTCCGCTGCTGGAGCAGCTGCGCCGCGATCAGGCGGTGCGGGCGGATGTCGAAGCCCAGCGCGCAGCCGCCGCAGCCGCCCTGTATGCCCAGGTGTCGGCCGCGCAGGACGATACCGAGCGCCGCGAGTGGCTGGCCCTGCGCCGCAGCGTCCTGGCGGGCAAAACGCCCCGCACGGTACCGGCAGCAGCGCCCGCCGAGGTCCACACTTATCTGGCGGCCCAGGCTGCGCAGGAGGGCCACACCGCCGAACTGAGAAGCGCCCTGGCCGCCCACCTGGGCACCGAGCGGGCCGCCTTGCAGGCCGCCTGCCGGGACGAGCGTTTTCTGAAAGGCCTGGCCGTGTCCAGCGCGCCGCTGCTGGCCACTGCGCGGCAGTACGCCGCCACGCCGCTGCTCGAGCAGAAGGGCACGCTGCGCAAGTGCGAATACCGCCTGCTGCAGTACGTGTCGCGCGCCGCCTGGAAAACCAGCCCTTACAGCCACTACACCTCGGTGGCCGGCGGGCGCTGGACACAGGGCGCGGCCGGCGCGCTGACCCGCCCCGAAGTGCGGGCGAGCACCACCGTCAACCACGTCCTGATTCTGCGCCTGCTGGACGGCGCCCTACAGACCCCTGACCTGCGTGCAGCGCTGCCCTGGCGCCTGGGCGACCACCTGCGGGTGCAGGGCGGCGAGGTGCGTTTTGAGCAGGCCATTGACGACCCTGCGCGCCAGCCGCGCGCCCGCAACCTGGCCTCGCGCCGCGTCACCCTGCGCCTGAGTGCCGGCCTGGCCCGCCTGATCGCGGCGGTGCGGGACAGCGGGGGAGAGGCGGACTACGCGGCGCTGGTGGCGGCCCTGAGCGGCCTGTCGCCCGACCCCCAGGCGGCGCCGCGCTTTGTGGGGCAGCTGATGGACAGCGGCTTTCTGCGCCCGGTCACGGGCCTGAGCGAGCAGCCCACCGACCTGCTGGGTCAGGTGGCGGCGCTGCTGCGCCAGGCCGAAACAGCCGAGAGCGAGCGGGCGGCGGCGGCCCTAGACGACCTGGCGATGGCCCTGGCCGCCTTTCCCTGGGTGCCGAGCGCCGCGCGCCCCGCCGCGCTGGAGGCCGCCCGCGCCCACCTGCAAGCCGCTTACGACGCTTACGGCCTGACCCTCCCAGCGGGCCCCGTGCTGTACGAGGACACGGTGGCTCCGCAGGCCCTGGCGCTGGACGTGACGCCCTACGCGCCGGCCATTGAGCGCCTGCACCTCTTGCTGTCGGTGCTGCGGGTCTTTGACACCCACCTGCTGTTCGAGCCGCTGCTGCGGGAACGCCTGGTGGGCCAGCACGGGCCGGGCGCGCGGGTGGACGACCTGCCCACCTTTGTCCGCGAGAACGCTGACCTGTTTGACGAGTGGCTGCAGGCGTCCCTGCGCGGGCCGGGTGCGGGCTTAAAAGCCCTGCCCGAACTTCAGGGCGTGCTGGCCGTGCAGCGCGAGGTGCGCGCCGCCTACCTGCAGGCCGCCCGCGCCGGCGCCGAGGAACTGGACCTGACCGGCGCGCAGCTGCAAGCCTGGCTGGAGCGCCTGCCTGAGCGTCTGACGGCCCGGCCTTGGTCCTACGACGTCTTTGCCCAGGCGGCGGCTGCGGACGGCAGCCTGATCGTCAATCAGGTGTACGCGGGCTACGGGCAATACTTCAGCCGCTTTCTGACCGAGTTGCCTGCGCAGGTCATGGCCGACGTGAAAGCCACCGTCGAGGCGCTGGCTCCGCGCGGCTTGTCGCAGGTGGGCCTGCGCAGCGCCCACGGCTTTACCGCCAATCTGCACCCCGCCCTGACATCCACTGAGTTGCAGGTGGACGCCCCTGTGGACGGCCCGGCCCTGCACATTGACGACCTGTACCTGCATCATGACGAGGCGGCGGACGAGGTGCGTCTGCGCCGGCGCGACACCAACGAGCCGGTGCAGGTGGTGTACGCGGGCTTTCTGATTGCCCAGCTGCTGCCTAGCCTCAAGAACTTTCTGGTCACGCTGACGAACAACGGCCTAATCGTGCCGCACCTGCCCGACATCGCCGAAAGTGCTCTGGGCCCCGCAGACGGCCAGGTCCGGCGCACGCCGCGCCTGCGCTCGGGCGGGGTGGTGCTGCACCGCGCCCGCTGGAGCGTGCCGCACGGCGCCCTGCCGGTGCCCGGTCCCCACGACAGCGACGCCGACTACGCCCTGGCTCTGTGGCGCTGGGCCGCCGAGCACGGCCTGCCCGAACAGGTGTTCGTGCGCCGCCGCCGGGCCCGCCAGGCCAGCGCCAACCTGGGCGCCTGGCAGGCCGAACTGGCGGGCGGCACCCAGAAGCCGCAGCACCTGGAGTTCAGCAGCCCGCTGCACGCCCGGCTGCTGGCCAAGATGCTGCGCGACGCCCCGCAGGACTTCGTGTTCGAAGAGTGCCGCCCCCTGCCAGAAGAGGCGCTGCTGGCCCCCGACCCCCACACCCCCCTGACCAGCGAACTGGTCTTTGAACTGCACCAGAAGGGACGGCTGTGA
- a CDS encoding ABC transporter ATP-binding protein, with amino-acid sequence MGLHRQPTRAWTPAYAGPAIELQEVHRRYGSIQALQPTSLSIHRGEVVALLGPNGAGKSTLVNMVLGLLAPTGGAVKVFGQSPLEAAHRIHTGAMMQQVHLAANLRVSELVELFSSYYPAPLKVADTLERAGLTALAGRTYRQLSGGQRQRVRFALALCGDPALMVMDEPTVALDTETRRAFWMEVRRLVDDGRTVLLTTHYLEEADALADRILVIDKGRLVAQATPQELKARVNVQHVSLRTVLSDPQLMAVAGVRAVRRQADTVHLTVDGTAVIAPLLYALDPALQEFTVRPASLEDVFQGLHAPQGVSA; translated from the coding sequence ATGGGACTTCATCGGCAACCAACCAGAGCGTGGACCCCGGCGTACGCCGGCCCCGCCATCGAGCTTCAGGAGGTGCACAGAAGGTACGGCTCCATTCAGGCGCTGCAGCCCACCAGCCTGAGCATCCACCGGGGCGAGGTCGTGGCCCTGCTGGGGCCCAACGGCGCCGGCAAGAGCACCCTGGTCAACATGGTGCTGGGCCTGCTGGCCCCCACCGGCGGCGCCGTCAAGGTCTTTGGTCAGTCGCCGCTGGAAGCCGCCCACCGCATTCACACCGGCGCTATGATGCAGCAGGTCCACCTGGCCGCCAATCTGCGCGTCTCTGAACTGGTCGAGCTATTTTCCAGCTACTACCCGGCCCCCCTGAAAGTGGCCGACACCCTGGAGCGCGCTGGGCTGACCGCCCTGGCCGGCCGCACCTACCGCCAGCTGTCCGGCGGCCAGCGTCAGCGGGTGCGCTTTGCCCTGGCCCTGTGCGGCGACCCCGCCCTGATGGTGATGGACGAGCCCACCGTGGCGCTGGACACCGAAACCCGCCGCGCCTTCTGGATGGAAGTTCGCCGCCTGGTGGACGACGGCCGCACGGTGCTGCTGACCACCCACTACCTCGAAGAAGCCGACGCCCTGGCCGACCGGATTCTGGTCATCGACAAGGGCCGCCTGGTGGCCCAGGCCACGCCGCAGGAACTCAAGGCCCGCGTCAACGTGCAGCACGTCTCGCTGCGCACGGTCCTAAGCGACCCGCAGCTGATGGCGGTGGCTGGGGTGCGCGCCGTGCGCCGCCAGGCCGACACGGTGCATCTGACGGTGGACGGCACGGCCGTGATCGCGCCGCTGCTGTACGCCCTGGACCCGGCCCTGCAGGAATTTACGGTGCGGCCTGCCAGCCTCGAAGACGTGTTTCAGGGCCTGCACGCCCCCCAAGGAGTGAGCGCATGA